In Oryza sativa Japonica Group chromosome 1, ASM3414082v1, the genomic stretch tataagtcatacttaaagtactcttgataataaagcaaatcacaaacaaaaaaaataattctatttttttaataagtcgaatgatcaaatattataaacaaaaactcaaagcgacaagtaatatggacggatgtagtaatacttaatatatatatagcctcCCTTAGTTTTGGGGGTTTTTTCCTGTCCAACCAAAATCTCGACCCTTAATGCAGGCGATAGGCGATCGTAACAATTAATAAACCACCTAACAATTGATAGATGCTTAATTTAGCCAAACATCAGCATACAACTAGCTAGGATCCCTGCATGCCCTCCCGCGTCCAACGTGAGCAACATCACCGAAGCCGGTCGCTGATCGGAGGAAAacccaaaaaagaaagaaaaaaacgacGAAATGGCTTCCTCCCCGTATCACGCCGCCGTCGGTGTCGCCGTCCTTgccatcctcctcgccgcgccggcTGCGGAGGCCGGGGCACCTACCGCCGCGCCGTTGGCCAACTACTCCCTCGAGGACGCGTGCAAGAAGACCGGCCCACACTACGGCCTCTGCATCGTGACGCTCTCCGCCGACCGGTCCGCCAAGTCGTCGGACACGGTGGGGCTCGCCAGGGTGGCCGTCCTGGCGGCGCAGAAGAACGCGTCGGAGACGGCCACCTACCTCTCCAGCATCTACGACGACGACAGCATCGAGAAGAAGACGGTGCAGCTGCAGCAGTGCCTCGAGGACTGCTCCGAGAGGTAACGTGTTTTCGTCGTATACGCAACGAGAATCAATACACACGTACGCCGGGCGCCGGCTATCGATGGTTGGGTGCCAGGCGCGATGAATGACCGGTGTTGTACGTACGCTGTGGTGATGAAGgtacgaggcggcggtggagcagcTGACGGACGCGACGGTGGCGCTGGACACGGGGGGGTACGAGGAGGCGAtggcgctggtggcggcggggcaGGCGGAGGTGAAGATGTGCCAGAGGGGGTTCAAGGCCGTGCCGCAGCACCGGAACATCCTCACCTTGCGCAACCGCGAGGTCGACCAGCTCTGCAGCATCGCCTTCACCATCACCAAGCTGATCCGCGTGTCACCGAGCGCTGAAGAATagctttctcttcttccttttatCCCCTGgatattcttttttattttttcgacGACAGGGGTAATCTGGGATTCCATGGTTGGAAGATTAGCATGTTTGTTGATGGCTTTGAATTGGATTGGTAATTGCTGTTTGCATCAGCAGACAACATCCTAGGCGCTGGCGGTGGTGGAACTGTTGTTGGGTTCATACGATCAATGTATAGCACATTCTTGATCTTAAAAAGAGCATTGCTTAATTTATGCATCTCCAttgaaaaaattacaaattttaATAGAGGATGTAGGTGATAAATTTCTATACAAAATTACCTCAGAAATGATGATTAGAGGAATGCTTTGTCGTGCATAAGAATATGTGTTTGTTCAAATCCAACATTTTCAGTATAGGACTTCAGCAACTGGACCTCGCAAGGACCGAGCCCAGGCCCATGGTTTATTAAGGCGACTAAGCCCATCTCATCCCCGGCTTGGAACTACAGAAAATTGACCGATTTCAGCCTTGGGCTTCCACCCTTGCTAAATACTCCaccctctatttcatattataagctcTTTACAGGTTTGTTGCAATTCTCAAACCTCTTCATGTTTAACAAAGTATTTTTTTACGAAAtgttcttttttatataaacttataGTTGGTGTACATTTTATATCTAGTTTTGTGGCTGAGAGGCATGAATTAAACTTGAGTGAGgattcttaaaaaatatataacttgaGTAGGGACGTAAAGTGGTCTTTATCCTATAACATAACTCAAGGAACAATTGAACAAGTACAAGATCTCTAAATAAAAACATTACAAGCAACAATATCTTATTTTCCTTATGCAATTCGATTAGATTAAGAACTGAATTTATCCAAACAACAATTTAAGGAAAGCTAAACAATCTGATTCTAGCTGTGGCATTTCTTTATACCACTTATTATTCTCTTTCTCTGCCTATTTCAGTATACGCTCTCGCTAAAGTTACAATTGCATCTTCTAAGAGTGTTTGACGAATTGACACACCGAGTACGTATACATATCCCAATCACGTGTatctatgtatgtatgtatgtatgtatgtatgtatgtatgtatcgTGCAGCGCCGCCTGATCGATCAGTTGAGGCCGCTGGTGAACGGCACGCCGGTCTGCGGCAGCCAGAAGTCGCCGAGCACCATGTTGCCGACGGTGAAGttgccggcgtcggcggtgctGTTGAGCACGTGGTACCCCGGCCAGGTCACCCTCCTGCTGGTGTCCGCCCCGGCGCCGGAGTTGTTGTACTCGGCGTAGTAGAGCGTGCTGAGCGCGTAGTCGCCGTCCCACGGCATCCACCCGGCGGGGTCGATGAGCCCGCCGACGACGGACTGCATGATCACCGTGCGCGAGTAGAGCTTCCACGGGCGGCCGAGGTAGTTGGTGGTGGCGAACGCCGTGTTGGCGGCGAGGTCGGGCGCCGCGACGATGGCGCAGCCCTGGATGGTGGTGCCGGTGTTCTGGTTGGGGTCGGTGCGCCCCTGCGCCGTGACGGTGTTGCTCTGCCCCTGCATGGGGAGGCGGTTGTAGAGGGTGCAGTCCTGGAAAACCACGGCGGCGTTGCCGAACACGTAGTCGACGGTGCCGTAGACGTCGCAGGCGCGGTAGAACTGCCGGAGCGAGTGCGTGTACAGCGTGTCCTGGTACGCCTCGAAGCTGCACTGGTAGAACGTCGACAGGTCGGCGCCGCACCGGAGCGCCACCGCCTGGTGCTTCGCCGGCCCGGCCGTGTTCCTGAACGTCATGTTCACCGCCACGAATCCTTGCCCGAGCACAGCTGCATGTGTATAGTTACGTCAACATCACGACCGAACCAGCACATAATTAATCGATTAGATTaacataggattttttttttcagataagtTTTTATAGGATTCAGAAACATCTACTATGCATTATGAGCCTAACAGCTAAGGATTTTAATAACTCATGGGATGCCTCGTCAATGATCGTATTCCGGCCGGGCGGTGAGGGTGAGGTACGTTTGCACTGATGTAAAGTGTCAACACACTTTTGACTTGCGACCCGCTTATTAATCTACCGCTACACTACTCTACTTGCTCCTAGTTCCCACTTCATTAATTATCGAACCAGCTGGCCAAATTGCAGTATGGAATTAAAACCCTAGTACCGAACACCGACATGTACCAACTTAATTACCTAAAACTTCTACGAGAAGAAATTGCGTTGACAAATTAACTCACCGAACGTGGCGGAGTTGAAGGTCGTCCAGCCGTCGACGACGCTCCGGTTGCCGGTGATCACCGTCTGCCCGATGCCGTCGCCGACCATCATCACGTACTTCTTGTTCTTGGGCACCACCACATTCTCCGCGTACACGCCGGCGGTGACGTGTATCACGAAGTAGCCCTTGGtgccgtcgaggttcgtcggcgccgccgccacggcgtccGAGACGGTCGTGAAGTTGCCGGCGCCGCTCTGGTCGACCGTCACGGCGCCGAACGTGGacacggccgccgcggcgccgtcgagcG encodes the following:
- the LOC4327281 gene encoding cell wall / vacuolar inhibitor of fructosidase 2 — translated: MASSPYHAAVGVAVLAILLAAPAAEAGAPTAAPLANYSLEDACKKTGPHYGLCIVTLSADRSAKSSDTVGLARVAVLAAQKNASETATYLSSIYDDDSIEKKTVQLQQCLEDCSERYEAAVEQLTDATVALDTGGYEEAMALVAAGQAEVKMCQRGFKAVPQHRNILTLRNREVDQLCSIAFTITKLIRVSPSAEE
- the LOC4327282 gene encoding probable pectinesterase/pectinesterase inhibitor 41; amino-acid sequence: MASFHIATALSATLLLSLLVLGRSDATLPPPATPVPPSTACNGTTDPTFCRSVLPSNGTSNLYTYGRFSVAKSLANANKFLSLVNRYLSGGRLAAGAVAALQDCQLLSGLNIDFLSAAGATLNRTSSTLLDPQAEDVQTLLSAILTNQQTCADGLQAAASAWSVRNGLAVPMSNSTKLYSVSLSLFTRAWVRPSTKKPRTATPKPPRHGGRGRGLFDATDDEMVRRMALDGAAAAVSTFGAVTVDQSGAGNFTTVSDAVAAAPTNLDGTKGYFVIHVTAGVYAENVVVPKNKKYVMMVGDGIGQTVITGNRSVVDGWTTFNSATFAVLGQGFVAVNMTFRNTAGPAKHQAVALRCGADLSTFYQCSFEAYQDTLYTHSLRQFYRACDVYGTVDYVFGNAAVVFQDCTLYNRLPMQGQSNTVTAQGRTDPNQNTGTTIQGCAIVAAPDLAANTAFATTNYLGRPWKLYSRTVIMQSVVGGLIDPAGWMPWDGDYALSTLYYAEYNNSGAGADTSRRVTWPGYHVLNSTADAGNFTVGNMVLGDFWLPQTGVPFTSGLN